GGTCCCCCTCTAGTTGCCGCTATGTTATTTTCCCAGAGTTCTCGGAACAGACCTATCTCAGCAGTGAATGGATAAAGACGGCGTAAAGATTTTTGCTAACGCTGACTTAACGCTCCGGTCTGTTTGCTTGTTCGTGGCGTGAGAACTGCTCGCGCCGGGAACGAAGAAAGGACTGACGTGAGAACTTCCAACCGAGTAACCCGCGTCGCTGCTGCGATTTCTGTTATAGGACTAGCTCTGTCACTGTCGGCGTGCGGCCCCGCCGCTACCCCCCAGTCGAAAGCCGCGCCCGCCCCTCAGTCGAATGGCACCGCGACTCCGACATCGCTAACCCGAGAGGAGTGGGAGCAGGAGTATACGAAGTGTTTGGCGAAGGAGGGCGTCGATATGTCCTTTGGCGGCAACAAGTCGGTAACGATGACGGAGGAGGAGGCTGACGCGATGCTCGCAGCCAATGAACGCTGCGAAAAGCAGCTTGGCGAGATGCCCCCGCTCCCCGAAGCTCAGCAAGCTGAACATGACGCTGAACTCCTTGAGTTCATGAGGGAGACCGCGAAATGCTACCGCGATAACGGCTACGACGTTCCCGACCCCAAACGACCCGAGGATCTGCACCTCCCCGAGAGCGTGCCCGACGAGATCGCAGAGAAGTGCGATGGTGGTTTCGTCACTCGCGTGACAGTGGAGTAGGCGGCCTTGGAAGAATCAACCAACACTCACAAAGCGGGCGACGTATCTCAGCGCAAACGCTGGCCATGGGCTCTGGCGCTCGTCGTGACCCTGTGCCTGGGCCTGGGCATCACCTACACGGCTCTTGGTAAATCTGCTCAAGGGGCTAGTCCGCAGTCGGCCGATCCTCCCGCCATGGCAGAGGTGGCTAAAGGCACTCTATCCGGAACAAAGCGAATGCCCGGGACACTGGATTTCACTGAACCCAAAGAGCTTCGTGCAAACGCTGAGGGTACGGTTACCTGGTTGCCTCAGGGCGGAGACACGATTGGCGCCGGAGAAGTTCTCTACGCGATAGATAACGTGGGTCGTTATCTGATGCACGGCCAGACGCCGGCCTGGCGTGGCTTCACCGAGGGAATGGATCCCGGACCCGACATCGAACAGTTGGATCGTGCTCTCGCCGAGCTTGGATTCTTCTACGGTGACCCAGGACCCTATTTCACCTGGTCGACCATGAAAGCAATCATGGACTGGCAGCGAGCAACGGGACAAAAGGTTACCGGCGAAATCGAACTCGGATCAGTCGTCTTTTTACCGACGGACGTTCGTGTCGCAGGAATCGTGGCGAACCTAGGAAGTGTGGTCAATCCAGAGAGTCCGGTATTGCAGCTCTCTGGGCAGACGAAGGAAGTCACTGTCAACGTGAAGTTGAGTGACCAGCAACTCGCCCAGGTTGGAACTGAGGTCGAGGTCGAACTCCCCGCCCAAAAGAAAGTCGGAGGCGTCATTCGAAACGTCGGACAGACCCAGGATGATCCATCGAAGAAGGACGGGGCAGTGGTGATACCCGTTACTGTCGCGCTAAACGACCAGGAAGCAGTAAGCGGTCTCCAGCGAATCAACGTGAGCGTGGACTTTCCCTCCGAGGTGCGCGAGAACGTCCTGTACGTCCCACTCGAAGCGCTAAGCGCGCTCTCCGGTGACCAACTTGGAGTTGAAGTCATGGAGAACGGTCAAGCGCGCAAGGTGCCGGTCAAGGTAGGACTTATTGCTGGAGGATTCGCGGAGATCGAGGGCGACGGAATCACCGAGGGAACGAAAGTTGTGGTTCCGTCATGATCGAATCTGGTCGGACTCCTGTGGTCGAATTGCGCGGGGTAGAAAAGCACTATGGGAAGCCACCCGTTAGGGCGTGCGCTGGCGTAGATCTGCAGATTAGGCACGGAGAGTTCTGTGCGATTGTGGGTCCGAGCGGATCGGGCAAGTCAACCCTGATGAACCTGATTGGAACGCTGG
The sequence above is a segment of the Actinomycetaceae bacterium MB13-C1-2 genome. Coding sequences within it:
- a CDS encoding HlyD family efflux transporter periplasmic adaptor subunit, giving the protein MEESTNTHKAGDVSQRKRWPWALALVVTLCLGLGITYTALGKSAQGASPQSADPPAMAEVAKGTLSGTKRMPGTLDFTEPKELRANAEGTVTWLPQGGDTIGAGEVLYAIDNVGRYLMHGQTPAWRGFTEGMDPGPDIEQLDRALAELGFFYGDPGPYFTWSTMKAIMDWQRATGQKVTGEIELGSVVFLPTDVRVAGIVANLGSVVNPESPVLQLSGQTKEVTVNVKLSDQQLAQVGTEVEVELPAQKKVGGVIRNVGQTQDDPSKKDGAVVIPVTVALNDQEAVSGLQRINVSVDFPSEVRENVLYVPLEALSALSGDQLGVEVMENGQARKVPVKVGLIAGGFAEIEGDGITEGTKVVVPS